Genomic segment of Canis aureus isolate CA01 chromosome 16, VMU_Caureus_v.1.0, whole genome shotgun sequence:
AACCAGGATTCTGTCCTGCATTCCCAGACTGGGGCAGTACCCACGACGTGTGGGTGGTAGCCACCAACTACGAGGAGTACGCGCTTCTCTACACCGCAGGCAGCAAAGGCCTCGGCCAGGACTTCCACATGGCCACTCTCTACAGTACGCACCCCCCACGCCAGGGCCTCACAGTCTGGCCTCACAGATGGCTGTCTGGGATGGGGGGGCGCCCCAAGCTGCGGAGGCGGGGGCAGTGGAGAACTCCCCCAGCTGAGACCAGTGGCTTCTCCTTCCCGCACCAGGCCGCACCCAGACCCCAAAGGCCGAGATAAAGGAGAAATTCAGCACCTTTGCCAAGACCCAGGGCTTCACAGAGGATGCCATTGTCTTCCTGCCACAGACTGGTGAGGGGGGTGCTGCTAATCTGTGGGGAGGGATTAAGGTCAGATTTGAGGCAGACAGTCTCCTGATTTGGGGGGAGCCAAGGGGTGTAGTTCATCCGGCCAGACCGCCCACTGCCCACTGACTGGCACACTGTGGCCTCCGGAGCGGGGCAGTCTGTCCTCACCCTGTAACCTTGGCCTGCAACCCCTGGGTGGAGTACAAGAAGGAacacccccacctgcctccccagtTTCACCAGGCAGTCTGGGGTGGGGTGCACGGGCCTTCCCTAAGGCCTGCTTGGGGCTCAGATGGGGACAGAACCCCCTCTTTgtgcagaggaagggagagagtgaTGAAGTGTGATGGATCAGCAGTGTTGGGGGGACTCGATTAGACCCAATttctggggctgcagggagggggcaggtagCCTAGGTAGGAAGGAGGCCAGGACTGGGGCGCTGACTAGGGCCCACGGGACTCTTTCTTGGCAGATAAATGCATGGAGGAGAACAAGTAGGTGAGTGTGGTGGGCTGTGGGCTGGCTTCAGCCAGCagtccccacctgcacctgcccacccccaccccatgatgCAAGGGTGGGCCCAGGCACATGGGGCTTCCCAGGGTTGGGGCTCCACTGGGGTTTATGAGATTCCTGGGAGCAAGAGGAGCTGGAGGCGGGTGGGGTTGATGGGAAGGGAGGATTTTGGAGGGGTTCACTCCCCTGTGGCCTGGAGCCGTGAGGAatctggggaccctggggccGGGAGGGCAGTGTGGCCTGCCCCATTCACTGGTCCCGCACTCTCTGCCAGGTGACCGCCGCCCCAGGACCTGGCCGTCCTGCACTGCTCTGCTCTTTCCTCTgagacccccaggaccctggccctggtgcctccctgcccccacccttgcCCCCTCAGGCTTTCTCCTGGCTCTGAGAATAAACTCCGGAAGCAAATCAACTGTCCAGCTCTGGCCCGTCTGTCCTGCGCTCCTCACTGCCTGGGCCCTGGCTCTGGGTTGCTCCCTGGGGACCTGACCACACCCCCACTCACTTTGGGCCTGTTTCCCCTTCCTCGCTGGAAAATTTCTGAGGCTCTTCGCGATGTGCCTGAGGGGTGGGCAAGGGCCCGCTGACGTGTGCTTCCAGTGGGGCGGGTCTGAAGTCAGACAGTGGGCGGAGCGGAAGTGCCATCACAGCCCTCACCCAATGCACTGGGCTCCGACCTTGCAACACCCCCTCTAGTCAGCTGGTCCTGGGCTGGGGCCCAGGCCTCTCCTCATCTCTAGGTAGGCGCCCGTGACCTGTCCTCTCACTCCGGGTCCAGAGAGGCCTGAGGCCCAGGAGAGCTTTGCACCCACTGGGTTTTTGAAAGGTGTGGGATTTGTATACTCAGGCTGGGTGGAGGTCGGGGCCATGGAGGACAAAGAGGGTCAAGGGTCCCAGGGACAAAGAGGAAGGCTACATTGTCCATGTGCTACCCCGTCACTGGAATGGACCGAGTGGGCAGAGGACGGGTCACCCTCACGTCTCCTGCGGCTGTGGCATGCCTCTGGCCTCCACATTCTCTCTCCCGGCCGTTCCCCAGACCCCTGGCACCAAAGCCACCCTTTGCCCGGGAGCACGGTCCCCACCCAGCAGCCCTGCTCCCCGTCTCCTGCCAAGGCACCGATTCCAGGCCCTACCCGAAGCCCTCCTGGCTCCCAGAGTGCAGCATCGACTGCATCCTGCCCACCAGGCCCCAAACCCAGCCAAACTTAAGCTGGGCCCTATAGAGGCGCCCGGGGTTGTGAGGCTCAGAGGTCAGGGGGAGCTGCTTGGCAGCCTTCCTGGAGAAGAGAACCGGGGCAGACATCCCAGAAAGCCTGCCAGAAGTTCTGCCCCTGGTAGAGGGATCTGAGGTATCTCGCTGTCTGCCCAGGAGGAAACACCCCGGGGATGGGCGGGCTTGGCAAAGGAGCTGGGCCAGTGCACCGTAGAGCACAACCCTACCCAAACCTAATCGCAGTGGACTCGGTCCTGGGCCGGCAGCCAGCCGCCCCGGGGCATTCAGGGGTCATAAAGGCTGTGCAGGAGAGGCAACCCCAGCTCTCCAGCTAAGAACCACCCTCCACGATGCTGCAGGTGCTGCTGACCGGCTGGGTCTTCACCCTACTCAGGGCGTCGCTAAGCCAGGCCCAAGTCCCCATCCAGGCCGACTTTGATGCCACTCAGGTGGGCTCAGGCACCCTCAGGCGGGACACATCCCCTCTTCCTCCTGGATGACCACCTTGATTTGCTACTCTATCCAGGCCCCTGGGGCCTGCGTTATCCCCAGAGAGGCCAGAGGGCGAGAGATGCCCACATGCTCCAGTCCAAGCTCAGCTCAAATCGGGGGGacagaggagaaggggagggccCCACCCATCCACCCCATCAGCTGCAGGTAGGCTGGGAGGACAGCAGGCCCCTCTGCCTGGTCTGTGGCGTGGCTCACACTGCCACCACTCTCCCAGGCCTCAGATCCAGACAAGTCACAGCCACCTACCACCACGCTGAGTCAGGGATTCAGGGTAGATGTGGACACAAGGCCTGTGCcccagctccccctgccccctccctgtaGTTCCAGGGCACCTGGTATGTGGTCGGGGTGGCCTCAGATGACCAGGGCTTCCTGAGCTCCAAGGATGAGCTGAAGATGTCCATGGTCTCGGTGACTGCCTCAGCCAGCGGTGACCTGGCCCTCAAGTTTGCGAACCCTACGTAAGTGACCCCCTGAGCCCCACCTCAGATCGGGCCTTATGCCTGGCCAGTGTGACGCCAGAGGTGAGCCACCAAGagccccaggcatccctggtgcaCAGGGGTGTCAGACCCAGGCCCTCGTGGAGTCAGGGTTCTGGCCACAGAGGCATTGTgttcctgtgtctgtgtgtgggagTCTGCAGGGGACACCCCACATCTCCTGCTGTGTCCTTGAGCCAGTAGTtagcccctgccccctctccccaccccgagAGGGTTAGCTCACCTCTAAGCACCACCGTGAGGAGGGCACAGGGCCTCGGGGGCAGCCCGAGCATCAGCCCACCCCGTGTGGTCAGTGGTGCCTAAGTGGTGGCCCTATGCGACGTACTCGGGCAGTGTCTTTGGGAGGCTCAGGTTGTTGTGGCCCCTCCTCTCCAGGCCCGACGGCAGGTGCCAGAAGATGGACACAACATTGACCAAGGGTGCTGTGGATGGACAGTTCACAAACAGGGGTGCGGCGGAggggactggggggggggcagggagggctcctGAGCAGGTGGGGGGCCAGCCTGGGCCACAGGCTCACTGGCTCCCGCCTTCCAGCCATGCAGCAGGCTGACATCCGCGTGGTGGCCACCGACTACAGACGGTTCGCTGTACTCTACTTGGAGACTGAGGCCAAGGGCACGAGGAACGTCTGGCTGCAGCTCTTAGGTGTGCTGCGCTCgggcacccctgccccctgctggtCACCAGGCACAGCCTCTCCTCTGGGGGCCCTGCCCCAAGGCTGCTCTGCACATTCCAGCAAGTTCTGAGTCTAAGTGGCGGGTGAAACCACCATCCTGCAGTGTGTCCTTGGGACCCCTCTCCCCTGTGTCTGTGGTAGAGGGCGCTGGACCCCTCCCACCCTGTCATCCTCCTCCAAACCCTGCCGCCCTGCTCACCAATGCTCCCTGCCCTCAGCCCGCACCCCAGAGCTGATACCCGAAGGTGCCCAGAAGATGCAGCAGCTGGCACCCCAAGTCGGCTTGAACCCCAGCCAGGGCACCCTGCTGCCCCAGTCAGGTGAGTGCCGCCCCCGTGCTGGCTCAGGGCCACAGGAGACCCCACACGGCTGGGATTCGGGACAGGAGTGCCAGAGGCAGCCTGGCCTATCTGGGTCAGAGGGCAGGACTGTGCCCTGGCCAGTGGCCCCCCAGGAGGGGATGGCAGACAGGGAGGCTTGCTTATTCAGGGGGGCTAGGAGACGCCCCCCTGGGGAAGGGGGCCCAGGATGGCTCCTCAGGCCCCACTCTCTCCCACAGACCAGTGTGCTGGTGCCTTCTCCTAGGTAAGTACTTGGAGTCCCGCTCCCCAGACCATACGGGGCCTAGTGCCCCGCTgacccccaggggcccctcttgGCCAGAAGGCTGCACAGTGGGGTTCTGATCCTGGGAGCAGGTGACAGTGGTACCCCCGAATGGAGCCGGGACACAGGAAGCAGGGAGGAAGAGCAAGGTGTGGCCCTGGGGCTGGCCCCACGAGGGCAAGAGGGGCAGGAACACGGCACTCACCCCCCTCTACCTGCCCTCTTGTCCACAAGGAAGGATCCGGCCCGGGAGTGCCAGCGGTGGCAGTCTGCTCTGCCTACTGGGCCTTCCTCAAAGAGCCAC
This window contains:
- the LCNL1 gene encoding lipocalin-like 1 protein isoform X1; this translates as MLQVLLTGWVFTLLRASLSQAQVPIQADFDATQFQGTWYVVGVASDDQGFLSSKDELKMSMVSVTASASGDLALKFANPTPDGRCQKMDTTLTKGAVDGQFTNRAMQQADIRVVATDYRRFAVLYLETEAKGTRNVWLQLLARTPELIPEGAQKMQQLAPQVGLNPSQGTLLPQSGECRPRAGSGPQETPHGWDSGQECQRQPGLSGSEGRTVPWPVAPQEGMADREACLFRGARRRPPGEGGPGWLLRPHSLPQTSVLVPSPRIRPGSASGGSLLCLLGLPQRATTSLCHPCPCTINNLKPQLCISSPSTMVDGSRPRVGPLAVCTRADASIGGGGWGGGRLCSDRGRFPDRQGQSQKLPCPTSPALPRIPGHPPGGCHPCAAAQA
- the LCNL1 gene encoding lipocalin-like 1 protein isoform X5; the encoded protein is MLQVLLTGWVFTLLRASLSQAQVPIQADFDATQFQGTWYVVGVASDDQGFLSSKDELKMSMVSVTASASGDLALKFANPTPDGRCQKMDTTLTKGAVDGQFTNRAMQQADIRVVATDYRRFAVLYLETEAKGTRNVWLQLLARTPELIPEGAQKMQQLAPQVGLNPSQGTLLPQSGECRPRAGSGPQETPHGWDSGQECQRQPGLSGSEGRTVPWPVAPQEGMADREACLFRGARRRPPGEGGPGWLLRPHSLPQTSVLVPSPR
- the LCNL1 gene encoding lipocalin-like 1 protein isoform X4; its protein translation is MLQVLLTGWVFTLLRASLSQAQVPIQADFDATQFQGTWYVVGVASDDQGFLSSKDELKMSMVSVTASASGDLALKFANPTPDGRCQKMDTTLTKGAVDGQFTNRAMQQADIRVVATDYRRFAVLYLETEAKGTRNVWLQLLARTPELIPEGAQKMQQLAPQVGLNPSQGTLLPQSGECRPRAGSGPQETPHGWDSGQECQRQPGLSGSEGRTVPWPVAPQEGMADREACLFRGARRRPPGEGGPGWLLRPHSLPQTSVLVPSPR
- the LCNL1 gene encoding lipocalin-like 1 protein isoform X3 — its product is MLQVLLTGWVFTLLRASLSQAQVPIQADFDATQFQGTWYVVGVASDDQGFLSSKDELKMSMVSVTASASGDLALKFANPTPDGRCQKMDTTLTKGAVDGQFTNRAMQQADIRVVATDYRRFAVLYLETEAKGTRNVWLQLLARTPELIPEGAQKMQQLAPQVGLNPSQGTLLPQSGECRPRAGSGPQETPHGWDSGQECQRQPGLSGSEGRTVPWPVAPQEGMADREACLFRGARRRPPGEGGPGWLLRPHSLPQTSVLVPSPRKDPARECQRWQSALPTGPSSKSHHFSLPPLPLHNK
- the LCNL1 gene encoding lipocalin-like 1 protein isoform X2, which gives rise to MSMVSVTASASGDLALKFANPTPDGRCQKMDTTLTKGAVDGQFTNRAMQQADIRVVATDYRRFAVLYLETEAKGTRNVWLQLLARTPELIPEGAQKMQQLAPQVGLNPSQGTLLPQSGECRPRAGSGPQETPHGWDSGQECQRQPGLSGSEGRTVPWPVAPQEGMADREACLFRGARRRPPGEGGPGWLLRPHSLPQTSVLVPSPRIRPGSASGGSLLCLLGLPQRATTSLCHPCPCTINNLKPQLCISSPSTMVDGSRPRVGPLAVCTRADASIGGGGWGGGRLCSDRGRFPDRQGQSQKLPCPTSPALPRIPGHPPGGCHPCAAAQA
- the LCNL1 gene encoding lipocalin-like 1 protein isoform X6, producing the protein MLQVLLTGWVFTLLRASLSQAQVPIQADFDATQFQGTWYVVGVASDDQGFLSSKDELKMSMVSVTASASGDLALKFANPTPDGRCQKMDTTLTKGAVDGQFTNRAMQQADIRVVATDYRRFAVLYLETEAKGTRNVWLQLLARTPELIPEGAQKMQQLAPQVGLNPSQGTLLPQSDQCAGAFS